One Ficedula albicollis isolate OC2 chromosome Z, FicAlb1.5, whole genome shotgun sequence DNA window includes the following coding sequences:
- the DIRAS2 gene encoding GTP-binding protein Di-Ras2, producing MPEQSNDYRVVVFGAGGVGKSSLVLRFVKGTFRESYIPTIEDTYRQVISCDKSICTLQITDTTGSHQFPAMQRLSISKGHAFILVYSITSRQSLEELKPIYEQICQIKGDIESIPIMLVGNKNDENQNREVESSEGEAMAKKWKCAFMETSAKTNHNVKELFQELLNLEKRRTVSLQIDGKKSKQQKRKEKLKGKCVVM from the coding sequence ATGCCTGAGCAAAGCAATGATTATAGGGTGGTTGTGTTTGGAGCTGGAGGAGTAGGAAAAAGTTCTTTGGTCTTGAGATTTGTGAAGGGCACTTTCAGAGAGAGCTACATCCCTACCATAGAGGACACCTATCGGCAGGTGATCAGCTGTGACAAGAGCATATGCACTTTGCAGATAACTGACACTACAGGCAGCCATCAATTTCCAGCCATGCAACGCCTCTCTATTTCCAAGGgacatgcttttattttggtttactCTATCACCAGCCGGCAGTCCTTGGAGGAGCTCAAGCCAATCTATGAACAAATATGTCAGATTAAAGGAGACATAGAAAGCATTCCAATAATGCTGGTGGGGAACAAAAATGACGAGAACCAAAATCGAGAGGTAGAAAGCAGTGAAGGAGAAGCCATGGCTAAGAAGTGGAAATGTGCCTTCATGGAGACCTCTGCCAAGACGAACCACAATGTGAAAGAGTTATTCCAAGAGTTGCTAAACCTGGAGAAACGCAGGACTGTGAGTTTGCAAATCGATGGCAAAAAAAGCAAGcaacagaaaaggaaggagaagctgAAAGGGAAGTGTGTGGTGATGTGA